In Candidatus Deferrimicrobium sp., the genomic stretch TCTCCGTGATCACGGTGGTGTTCGAGGACGGGGTCGATATCTACTTCGCCCGGCAGCAGGTCTTCGAGCGCCTCCAGCAGGCCCGCGAGCGGCTGCCGAGGGGGATCGAACCGCAGATGGGACCCATCACCACCGGACTGGGCGAAATCTACCAATACCTGGTCGAGGGGGAGAACCACGACATCCGGGAACTTCGTGCCCTGCAGGACTGGGTGGTCCGGCCGATCCTGCGGACGGTCCCCGGCGTTACCGACGTCAACTCCTTCGGCGGACAGGTGAAGCAGTACCAGGTCGTGCTCGACCCGGGGAAACTCAAGAGCCTCAACCTGACGCTCCGCGACGTCGTGGATGCCGTGGAGAAGAACAACGCCAACAGCGGCGCCGGTTACATAGAACACCGGGAGGAACAATTCATCGTCCGGGGACTGGGCCTCGCCAGGGGCCTTGCCGACCTGGAACGGATCGTCGTGGCCTCCCGGAACGGGACGCCGATCCATCTCGACGACGTGGCGCAGCTCCGCATCGGCAGCGAACCCCGCCAGGGGGCGACGACCCGCGACGGGAAGGGCGAGGCGGTGGCCGGCATTGTGATGATGCTCCAGGGAGCCTCCAGCAAGGAGGTGGTCGCCGGCGCCAAGGAAAAGGTCAAGACCGTCCAGAAGCTTCTCCCGACGGGCGTCCGACTGGTTCCCTACTACGACCGGACCGAGCTCGTCCGGAAGACCATCCGGACCGTCCGGGACAACCTCTTGGAGGGCGGACTGCTGGTCGCCGCCATCCTTTTTTATTTTCTTGGCAACGCCCGGGCAGCTCTCATCGTTGCCCTGGTCATCCCCCTTTCCATGCTCTTTTCCTTCCTCGGGATGCACTGGCTCAAGCTCTCCGCCAATCTCATGACGCTGGGAGCCATCGACTTCGGGATGATCGTCGACGGCAGCGTGGTGATGGTGGAGAACACCATGCGGAATCTCGCCGAGAGGAACGAGGTAGAAGGATTCATCCACACGATCTTCGAATCGGCCAGGGAAGTCGCCCGTCCGATCGTCTTCGGGGTCGGGATCATCATCATCGTCTACCTTCCCATCGTGACACTCCGGGGCATGGAGGGGAAGATGTTCTCTCCCATGGCGTATACCGTGGGATTCGCCCTCCTGGGCTCCCTGATCCTGACGGTGACGGTCGTTCCGGCGCTTTGCTCCCTGCTCCTGAAAGGGAGAATCGTCGAGGAGAAGGACCCGTGGCTTCTCCGGACCCTCCGGGAGGCATACCTTCCCGCGCTGCGGAAGGCAATGTCCCACCCGGGGAAAACCTTGGGCGTCA encodes the following:
- a CDS encoding CusA/CzcA family heavy metal efflux RND transporter, with product SVITVVFEDGVDIYFARQQVFERLQQARERLPRGIEPQMGPITTGLGEIYQYLVEGENHDIRELRALQDWVVRPILRTVPGVTDVNSFGGQVKQYQVVLDPGKLKSLNLTLRDVVDAVEKNNANSGAGYIEHREEQFIVRGLGLARGLADLERIVVASRNGTPIHLDDVAQLRIGSEPRQGATTRDGKGEAVAGIVMMLQGASSKEVVAGAKEKVKTVQKLLPTGVRLVPYYDRTELVRKTIRTVRDNLLEGGLLVAAILFYFLGNARAALIVALVIPLSMLFSFLGMHWLKLSANLMTLGAIDFGMIVDGSVVMVENTMRNLAERNEVEGFIHTIFESAREVARPIVFGVGIIIIVYLPIVTLRGMEGKMFSPMAYTVGFALLGSLILTVTVVPALCSLLLKGRIVEEKDPWLLRTLREAYLPALRKAMSHPGKTLGVTGAALAFALALVPFLGTEFLPTLDEGSITVQSFRLPSVSVTDTVKTAAAVEKALLSFPEVEKVVSRAGRAEIASDPMGIDVSDIFVNLKPRGEWKTARTKEELVDKMRERLENIPGMSFSFTQPIALRVDELVSGVKSQIAVKVFGDDMQTLKTKGEEIARVVDKVRGAADVTVEKTSGLGYLQVEIDRAAIARYGINVGDIQDVLEVAVGGKPVSELFEGQRRVSIALRFPENLSNDVEKIGEILVSAPGGARVPIRRSGISRRRPARRPAGRWAG